CTCATCAATATTTTCGTATTCGAAAGTTACCTGTTCATTATTACCATCACCATTTGGGGTAAACACACGTGGACGTGGGTAACCCTCATCTAGCTTAAAACCTGAGGCAGAGATATTGAAAGCAAGCATTTCAGCATCTCCTTCTCTTCCAGCCGAAAGTAGACCAAAATTAAAAACAAGAATAATACTAATCAAAAGTAGAGAGAACCCGAATCTCCTCTCCACCTTTCCCAATCTTTCTGTTCTGTAATTCATAATTTACCCTCCTCGCTCATAGTCAAGATTCTTATCCTTTGCCATCTTCTCAAAACCAGTCCCGTAGGGGATGACCGCCGTGTCATCCCTGGGCGGCCACAGCGGACCGCCCCTACATTCACTAATCTTTACTACTTCTTTCCTTCTTTTAAACCTTCTTTTATAAGTCGTTTTAACTGAGCTGGATCTATTGGTTCAATTAAGTAATCAAAGATTGCCTTTCTTGTCGACTCTTCGAGAGTCTCTAAATCAAGTGCACTGAATCGGCTCATCATAATCACACAGGTCTTTCTATTCATCTCCTTCAATTTTGTTGCCAATTCCAAACCACTCATATCTGACAACTCAAAGTCTATAAGCGCAACATTGAAGAAACTCTCTTCTGCTCTCTTTAGCGCTTCTGAACCATTATTGACTGGAATTATCCTGTATCCTTCTTCAGTCAATATATTTGAAATTGTTTCTTTGTGAGCTGGTTCCCCATCAACCAAAAGGACTTTCACTCTCTGCCAGGAAGAACCGACTCCTTTCTTCTGCTCCTGGACCTCTTCTATTACCCTCAACAACTTTTCCATATCCAGGAAAGGCTTATACAGACAGGTGTAAGCTCCCTTCTTTAGCGATTTTCCCGC
The sequence above is drawn from the bacterium genome and encodes:
- a CDS encoding gliding motility-associated C-terminal domain-containing protein produces the protein MNYRTERLGKVERRFGFSLLLISIILVFNFGLLSAGREGDAEMLAFNISASGFKLDEGYPRPRVFTPNGDGNNEQVTFEYENIDENSIVCWIYDIKGSAVRQLDIVGGGEDKFTWDGKDEGGNIVPSGIYIYQIEVEGQTINGTIVLAK